Proteins from a genomic interval of Xylocopa sonorina isolate GNS202 chromosome 4, iyXylSono1_principal, whole genome shotgun sequence:
- the Cpr49ah gene encoding cuticular protein 49Ah, with translation MKIIVLAAVLGLAAAQDPNYQARNNYNEERQSAPTDERRSLTTTPIPILHWNKEQEHDGTYKASYETGNNIIAEESGYIKKVGEGEDQGEALVQQGSFSYTSPEGKLITIHYTADETGFHATGDHIPTPPPVSEEIQKGLDLIFAGIRQQEEADAREAAQKSSQQPSSQQIDRRENYDRKFKK, from the exons ATGAAAATAATT GTTCTAGCGGCGGTTTTGGGGCTAGCAGCAGCGCAGGATCCGAATTACCAAGCCCGTAACAATTACAACGAAGAAAGGCAAAGCGCCCCGACCGATGAGAGGAGATCATTGACTACGACGCCTATTCCGATTTTGCATTGGAACAAAGAACAGGAGCACGATGGAACTTACAAAGCAAG TTACGAAACGGGAAACAATATTATCGCGGAGGAGAGCGGTTACATCAAGAAAGTAGGCGAAGGCGAGGACCAAGGAGAAGCGTTGGTCCAACAAGGAAGCTTCTCTTACACGAGTCCCGAAGGGAAGCTGATCACCATCCATTACACAGCCGACGAGACTGGCTTTCACGCGACCGGAGATCACATTCCCACGCCACCGCCAGTTAGCGAAGAGATCCAGAAAGGCCTCGACCTCATCTTCGCCGGCATTCGTCAGCAAGAG GAAGCAGACGCACGCGAGGCAGCCCAAAAATCATCGCAGCAACCATCAAGTCAGCAGATTGATCGACGAGAGAACTACGATAGAAAGTTTAAAAAATGA
- the LOC143422727 gene encoding uncharacterized protein LOC143422727 isoform X1: MLLRTLSCLNLLTASVLCLSASEIEAEKSGWNFDPNTQYHIQTDEGPERYFRFQTLNGQYRKEKRLADGTVIGTEGWLDPLGYLRLKDYIADNKGYRILRSKMVYVGIDRPINDAVNEAKRVPPQTGILVKPTRPPNPFRESEVNPHPLLGNDINSNYYVSSTVKPRVESSSPVSDSNNYYHDTSRATGSNNLNNYSPLQNTYHNYLQRPNEAAGNERFKSNYQLSSAATSRSSSTEYPEYDGTYNVANGFQYYLKRQYHEEEEDPSGANVGSFGYIDPFGIRRVIYYKTDPQNGGFLHRKNNKYVGFQSTPYDPSLPNLYRRNFRSIK; the protein is encoded by the exons ATGCTTTTACGGACATTGAGCTGCCTAAACCTATTGACG GCTTCCGTTTTGTGTTTATCTGCCAGTGAAATAGAAGCTGAGAAGAGTGGTTGGAACTTCGATCCAAATACACAGTACCACATTCAGACAGATGAAGGACCAGAAAGGTACTTCCGTTTTCAAACATTAAACGGACAATACAGAAAGGAGAAAAGATTGGCTGATGGTACAGTAATTGGTACAGAGGGTTGGTTGGATCCCCTTGGTTATTTACGCCTCAAAGATTATATAGCAGACAATAAAGGATATCGAATATTAAG GTCGAAAATGGTATACGTAGGCATCGACAGGCCTATTAACGATGCTGTGAACGAAGCGAAGAGAGTGCCGCCGCAAACCGGGATCCTTGTAAAACCAACACGACCACCAAATCCTTTCAG AGAATCGGAAGTAAACCCCCATCCGTTGCTTGGTAACGACATTAATTCGAATTATTATGTCAGCAGTACAGTGAAACCTCGGGTAGAGAGTTCTTCACCTGTATCAGATTCAAACAACTATTATCACGATACGAGTCGAGCAACCGGATCAAACAATTTAAACAATTATTCTCCATTACAAAATACTTATCACAATTATCTTCAACGTCCGAACGAGGCAGCTGGTAATGAGCGCTTCAAATCGAATTATCAGTTATCATCAGCCGCTACATCGCGAAGCAGTTCAACGGAATATCCTGAATACGATGGAACATATAACGTTGCCAATGGATTTCAATATTATTTGAAAAGGCAATACCACGAGGAGGAAGAAGATCCGTCTGGTGCTAATGTCGGTTCCTTTGGTTATATCGATCCGTTTGGTATCAGAAGAGTTATTTATTATAAGACAGATCCGCAAAACGGAGGTTTTCTTCATCGGAAAAATAACAAATACGTGGGATTCCAGTCAACACCTTACGATCCGTCATTACCTAATTTGTACAGACGTAATTTCAGGTCTATAAAGTAA
- the LOC143422727 gene encoding uncharacterized protein LOC143422727 isoform X2 — MQRKSMLLLSLASVLCLSASEIEAEKSGWNFDPNTQYHIQTDEGPERYFRFQTLNGQYRKEKRLADGTVIGTEGWLDPLGYLRLKDYIADNKGYRILRSKMVYVGIDRPINDAVNEAKRVPPQTGILVKPTRPPNPFRESEVNPHPLLGNDINSNYYVSSTVKPRVESSSPVSDSNNYYHDTSRATGSNNLNNYSPLQNTYHNYLQRPNEAAGNERFKSNYQLSSAATSRSSSTEYPEYDGTYNVANGFQYYLKRQYHEEEEDPSGANVGSFGYIDPFGIRRVIYYKTDPQNGGFLHRKNNKYVGFQSTPYDPSLPNLYRRNFRSIK; from the exons GCTTCCGTTTTGTGTTTATCTGCCAGTGAAATAGAAGCTGAGAAGAGTGGTTGGAACTTCGATCCAAATACACAGTACCACATTCAGACAGATGAAGGACCAGAAAGGTACTTCCGTTTTCAAACATTAAACGGACAATACAGAAAGGAGAAAAGATTGGCTGATGGTACAGTAATTGGTACAGAGGGTTGGTTGGATCCCCTTGGTTATTTACGCCTCAAAGATTATATAGCAGACAATAAAGGATATCGAATATTAAG GTCGAAAATGGTATACGTAGGCATCGACAGGCCTATTAACGATGCTGTGAACGAAGCGAAGAGAGTGCCGCCGCAAACCGGGATCCTTGTAAAACCAACACGACCACCAAATCCTTTCAG AGAATCGGAAGTAAACCCCCATCCGTTGCTTGGTAACGACATTAATTCGAATTATTATGTCAGCAGTACAGTGAAACCTCGGGTAGAGAGTTCTTCACCTGTATCAGATTCAAACAACTATTATCACGATACGAGTCGAGCAACCGGATCAAACAATTTAAACAATTATTCTCCATTACAAAATACTTATCACAATTATCTTCAACGTCCGAACGAGGCAGCTGGTAATGAGCGCTTCAAATCGAATTATCAGTTATCATCAGCCGCTACATCGCGAAGCAGTTCAACGGAATATCCTGAATACGATGGAACATATAACGTTGCCAATGGATTTCAATATTATTTGAAAAGGCAATACCACGAGGAGGAAGAAGATCCGTCTGGTGCTAATGTCGGTTCCTTTGGTTATATCGATCCGTTTGGTATCAGAAGAGTTATTTATTATAAGACAGATCCGCAAAACGGAGGTTTTCTTCATCGGAAAAATAACAAATACGTGGGATTCCAGTCAACACCTTACGATCCGTCATTACCTAATTTGTACAGACGTAATTTCAGGTCTATAAAGTAA